The Paracholeplasma brassicae genome includes the window ACTATCAAACCATCGTCTCTGATCGTGCGTTTTATATTAATATGCTACCAAACTACGCAAGTAAAAACCAATTGGTTAATGGTGCGGTTGGTGGTACATTAAATGATTCATCGATTACTTACGAACGTTACATGAACGCCTACATCGATCAAGTCAAACCAGAGTTCTATTCGTATGATTTTTACCCATTTGTGGGTATGGAGTATGCAAAAATGCGTAGTGGGTATTTCGCACAAATGGCACAAATCAGAGAAATTACATTAAATGCTGGGATTCCATTTTGGACATTCATCCAAGCATCGAGCTGGGCACCAAGTTCGCTACGTGTGCCAAATCAAACAGAAATCTACTGGCAGGTCGCAACCTCTATCGCTATGGGTGCCAAGGGGATTCAATACTTTATGTATTACACCTCGATGGAACAAGGTGCGGAATCGTTTAGCGGTGGAATGGTCGATCAAAACGGCAATAAAAACCCAATGTATGATTACGTGAAAAACGCAAACATACATTTAAAGACGATTGAATCAATCATCATGAACGCCTCAAACGAAGGTGTGATGGTTCATGGGGATTCACCTGATGAAATACCAACTAGTGTGATTAAAACAACCTATAGTGGCCTTAATCACTTAAGTGGTGATGACATGCTTGTTGGTTTATTCAACTATAAACAAAAGCCAGCCTATTACGTAGTTAACAATTCATTAACGAACCTAAGTGGTAGTCACACAATCACCTTTGATCAAGCATTTACAATCAATGTCTATGAAGGCAGTCAAATGAGAACCATTACAACAAATGAGCTAACGCTTACAATTGGAGCAGGAGAGGGTGTATTAATTGAAATCGTATCTTAAGGCATTTCCATTTCTAAATGAAGGACAAATGCTGATTGGTGCGTGGATAGCCCCACCGCACCAACTAGAAAATTTAAAAAGTAATTTTAATACACTAGAACAATACCGTCTAATCAAAGAAGCAGGCATTAATACCATATATGGGCTTTATGAAACACCAGAAAAAGAGCCGGTTGAGGTGCTTAAAGCAATTAGTTATGCTAAAGAGGTTGGGATTTCTTATTTGGTTAGAGACCCAAGAATTGAACATACAACCTCAAGTGAACAACTCAATCTTCAAACAAAGTCTTATTTAAAAGAAGCCGCTGGCATTCTAGTCTATGACGAACCGGGCATTGAACAATATAAGCGTCTTAATACGCTTTATAATGACTTTAAGACGTTATACCCAGATAAGTTATTCTATGTGAACTTAATGCCCTTACACGCGAATCAAAACCAGTTGTACTGGGGCGCATGGCGTGGGGCTGAAGAAGCCTTAGAAGAGGTTGATGCACTTAGGTATTACAAAGACTACATCAAAGCATTAAAACTACCTTATCTGTCTTATGACTTCTACCCATTTGAAGGTGAATTTCCAAGCATAAGAAGTGACTACTTTGAACAGTTAAAACTCATTTATGAGCTAACCAAAGAAGCCTCACTCATACCGATTTGTTTTATTCAAACGTGTTCGTTTAACACACACGTTAGAATTCCAAACAAAACAGAAGTGTTATGGCAAGTGAATACCTCACTCGCCTATGGCACCAAAGGCATTCAGTATTTTACGTATTTCTTACCTGAAAATAATCACCTTGAACAATTTAAAGGGGCAATAATTAACCATGAGGGAAAAAGAACACCGCTTTATGAGGCAGTAAAAGATATTAATCAGTGGGTAAACCAAATCGGCAGGTACTTAATTGACGCCGAGGTGATTGAAATCAATCATACAGAAGACGTGATAAAAACGACCCTTAATCATAAAGGTGAAACCTACTTATTTTATTGTAACGCCTCACTTGTAAAGAGAATGACGTATCAATCAAACATAAATGAATCAATCATTAGTCAAAATCAAGCAACCCCTGGTGCACTTATCACGCTAGAACCAGGAGAAGCAATCTTAATCAAAAGGAGCGAAACATGAAAAAAATCTTAGTGGCTTTAATTGCATTACTTAGTTTATCGTTAATGTCTAATCGCCTTCAAGCAGAAGAAGTAAGTTGGGAAAAAACATTTGTTGAAGATTTTGAAGGCTACGACAACGGAAAAGTAGAAACACAAGAAAACTTTACAGATAAATGGACCAATGACGGTTGGTCAGGGATAAACCCTAACCCAACCGACATTAACGATGTAGCAACCATTAGAAGTGAGAACTCAAATAAGTTCATGAACATGACTTACGCGAGTAGTTTCTTTTATATGGCCCCAACCAATTTTCGTGCAAACGAATTCGAGGTCGAATTTGATTTTCGTAGTAACGATTTAACCGATGCTTGGGTTGGCGTCAATATGCGTAAAGAATACCGTGACATTCGTTATAACGGTGGCACAGGGATGATGTTTTATTTTAAAACTATCTACGTTAAAAACTTAGAAGGCGACATCATTGGTGAATCACTACTGATTCAATCCTTAAGAGGTGGGTCACTTAGCACGACCGATCTTGATTCACTACTCGTTGGTGATCGTTTGATCGAATACATTTACCCAGAAGGTGAAGCAATCGATCCTACCAAACAAATCAAATCCAATTGGTATAACGTCAAGATTAAAGTGACTAACACAGATAATGCCAATGAATCTTTATATGAAATCTTTATTAACGATGTAGCGATGGCAACACTGACTTACGCAAGAGCCTCCATTAATGTGTATGGCTATTTTGGACTACACTCATGTACTGGTGATATTGATGTTGATAACTTCAAGATTCAATCACTTGATGAAGTCGCACCGCCACCAATTGTCAGAGTCAATCAAATGATTGAACCCACAGGTAAAGTAGGCGATGTCTTTGAAGTCCCAGGTAGTGATGAAAAAGACCTTGAGCTGATTGATGATGCCGATGGTAAGGTCACAATTCAAGTGACATTACCGAACCAAGAAATTATCACTTTAGAGGAAGGGGTTTATCAGTTTACACCAACACTTGCGGGCATTCATACCCTAAGCTATGTGGCAGAAAACCAATCAGGTACGAAAGCTCAAGTGGATTTCTTAATTAACGTGGCTGAAAAAGATGACCCAGTCGATCCTGATCCTGTTGATCCAGACCCGGTTGATCCGAATCCAGATAAACCAGAAGAAGAAAGTAATATAGGCTTGATCATTGGCTTATCAGTCGGTGGGCTAGCCATCATCGGTGCTGGTGTGTACTTCTTTGTATTAAAAAAGAAATAAAAATCGATAACAAGCAATAGTCCTTTGGTTATTGCTTGTTTTATAATGAAGATAAGAAGGTGATTTCATGTTTCAAAACGCAAAATGGATTTGGCATCATAACATAATACAAAAAAATGACTATGGTGTGTTTGTTAAATCATTTGAAGTCGATCGTTTTAATAAAGCCATTCTAAACATTAGTGGACATAACCACATCAAACTCTACATCAATGATAAATTAATCTCAGGATACGTCACACCTGCCCCTAGTGGGCTTAACCCAAAAAGCTATTTGAGCTATGATGTTTCAAAAGACTTATTAGAGGGAAACAACACCATTAAAGTGGTGGTGCTTTATTTAGGAGGTAGTGGACAAAACTATCAAAACGGGATCCCTGGGTTTATTTTGAATCTAGAAATCGAAGAAGAGGCTGGTGTTAGACACATTTTAAGTGATGAGACGTTTTCATCCATTAAGAATCACCCTTATGTGACAGGCCAACCATTCCAACAAAACAGACGAATCACACCAGTAGAACGGTTTGATTCATCTAAACTTGACGAGGGGCCCATTCATGAACCGGTTTTAGTGTTGGAAGGTTATCACAACTACCGTAAACAAACCATCAAAGAAGGCATCGTTCATAAGACATATGAACCACGCCTTTTAAGTCAATCAAATACGGTTTATGTGTTTGATGCAGATAGAATCGTTAGTGGCTTTGTAGGACTTGATATACTTAGTCAAACAAATCAAGTCCTTAGGGTAAGGTATAGTGAAGACCTTGATGGTGACCGTGTTAAACACAATGTCGCAAACGAGCCCAGTGAAACTTACTATGATGAACTCATCTTAAAAAAAGGGATGAGAGTGTCTCACGCGTTTGACTTTACGTATAAAGCGTTTCGCTATGTGGAGGTTGAAGGAAACTTAGACGAACTTGAATCGTTTTCTTTAAAGGTGGAAGTCGCATCAACGGATTTAGGTATAGTTGGTGATTTAAAGAGCAAGTCTTATCCAATGATTACTGATCTGTTTACGCTATTTAAGCACACACAAACCAATAACACCCTTGGATTATTGGTGGATTGTCCACACCGTGAACAAGCACAATACTTAGGCGATAGTGCGCTTCAAGCAGAATCAATTGTTTATAATGTATTAGAAAGAAAACCGTTATTAGAAAAAGTATTAGATGACTTTATGGACGCGCAGTATGCGGACGGTACATTTCCATTTGTCAGTCCTGGTAGTACTAATGATGAGGAGTTTTCACTTAAAATTCCCGAATACGATTTGTATTTTATTGAACTCTTAGAAAAAAGGTATCAAATCGATTTAGACCAGAAAATTCTACATCGTTATTACGAGGCATCAAAGAAAGTGATTGATCACTACATTTCTAAAATCGATGAACAAGGGCTTGTTAGAAAAAATGAACACTGGCATATTTCAGATTGGCCATACCCGAGTGTGGATCAAGAGGGAGATTACTTATGTTTTGAAAACATGCACTTTCATAAAAACTTAAGCTCATTTATCAAGTTATATCAAGATAGAATCGATCAAGATTATTACCGAAAATTAAAAGACAAGCTATATCTAAGAATAAGAGAAGTGTTTTTAGAGCGTGAGTTATTTAAAGATCACGAAAAGGCGGCTTCTTACCACCAAGGCATTCAAGCATTCGCGCTCAATCATGGCTTTGTTTTAGATAGTGAGTTAGATGCGGTCATTACCTACATTAAACAAAGCGGGTTTTCCTCTAGCATCATTTTAGGTAGAGACGTGGTTCATGCTTTATTGAAGTCAGGGTATACTAAAGAAGCGCTTGATTATATGTTTAATTACGAAAAAGGCTGGGGAACGATTTTAAGACATGGGTCTAAGACAATGTGGGAAGGGTTCGATGATATTGAGTCACACAGTCATGCCTGGGGCATGTATGTGGTAAGACTCATTCAAACCTACCTTGTAGGTATAAACGTCATTAATCCGGATACTTATATCATTAAGCCAATCATGATCGATGAGGTTAAAGATATAGCGGCAACAATTGTCACTGAACGTGGGTTATTATCTTTTTCTTACGAGGTTAAAGAAAGTGACGTCATTTATACGTATGACATACCTTTGGGGATACAGGTGAGTTTAATACACAATCAATTAACGTTTAACTTGAAGTCAGCAGGTATCTTAAAATGCAAAAAAGAGTCTGTCGTATGAGTAAGGTAAAAGACTTCGCTAAAAGTGAACTTGATCGCTATTTTCATCTCATTACGGGCATGAATCACCAAATCACTTTAGCGTTAGAGGGTAGTGTCAATATTAATCCACTGGATGATTATTATCAAATCAATGTCATTGGTGGCGTTGGTGTCATTAAGGGTAGAAATGAGCGTAGCCTTTTACTTGGTGTCTACCGCCTACTTGAAGGTCTAGGGGTGTTTTTTCATGCCCCAAAAGATGAGCGGATTACAAGACGTCAGTTAGAAGATTGTGATTTTTCTTTTGAAAGTCACTTTTTAGTTAAACAGCGAATCGTTTGTATCGAAGGGGCCGTTTCAATTGAGAATGTCCAAGACCTAATTGACTTTTTACCCAAAAAACAAATGAATGGGTATTTCATTCAGTTTCAAAAGCCTTACGAGTTTTTTACCAGGTGGTATGAACACAAGAATCACCCATGGTTAAAAGAAGAACCATTGAGCGAAGAAATACTAGAGTCTTTTATGCCGTTAATGACCAAAGAAATAGAAAAGCGGGGATTAATATATCACGCCGTTGGTCACGGATGGACAACGCGTGTGCTTGGTTTGGATGCCAGTGGCTGGCAAAAAGCAGACCCAAAATCCTTGTTGTCATTGGATACGTCTTTGATTGCCCAAGTAAACGGTAAAAGAGAGTTCTTTAAAGGTATTCCACTTAATACACAGTTATGTTATTCAAATAAAAAAGTTCAAGACCTTTTTGTCGAGGTCGTTGTTGACTATATCGATAAGCATCAAGAAATCGATGTGCTTCATTTATGGTTAGCCGATGATTTTAATAACTTCTGTGAGTGTGAGGCGTGTCAAAAAGAACTACCAAGTTTTTATTACGTCGAAACTCTAAATCGAATTGATGAAGAATTAACCAAAAGAAACATTAAGACAAAATTAATGTTCTTACTTTATTATGAACTACTTTTTCCATCTAGAAATGTAAGTACACTTTCAACTGACCGTTTTATGATGATGTTTGCGCCAATCACAAGAACCTACACCAGTTCGCTTAAAGATGTTGCAAGTAAGTATCAGGCAATGCCTATAAAGACAAAGGCATTCAAACGAAATGAAAATCAGTTTGAACCAGAACTATTAAAGAACTTAGTCTATTTAAAAGCCTGGCAAGAAGCCTTTAAAGGAAGTACGGTCTTATTTGATTATCACCTGATGTGGGATGGGTTTAAAGACCTACCACAACGTGGCTTAAGTCAAGTCTTATATGAAGATATGAAGGTATTAAATCAATTTGGGATTGATGGGTTTATTTCATGCCAACTCCAACGTAATTTTTTCCCAGATGGTCTTGCGTTTCATATGATGGCTAAAGGGCTATCTAATGAATCAGGAAATATGGATGCTATTGAGGCTAAGTTTTACGAACAACGCTATTTAAGTGAGGCGTATAACATCAAAACGTTTTTTACCGAAATTTCATCAGTATTAATCCATCAATATCTAAGAAAAGAAGTACCAAAACTCAATCATGACGTGGTTAGAGAAATTGATCGAATCATTTCATTCATTAATCAAATGAAATTAAGTGGCTCCGTGGCATTTGAGGAAGTAACCAAAGACTTTATCGATTACTACCTAGGTTACTTAAAACTGATCAAAGAAAAAGCATTAGGTAGTAGCGTTAGTCAGTTAAAAGATGGATCAAATAAACTAATAAACGAATTCATTAAGTTAGAAGCGGATTACCAATCAAGCTTTGATGGGTTTTATTTTGTTCATCTAGTACGTGAATTTGTGGAGAATGAGTGGTGAGGTTATGTTAGTTAAAGGCTTATATACCCATGGGGTGGTATTTTCTAAAAACCACCCACTGACGTTTTTAGGTACTTATGAAGAAAATAGCCAAGTACGTATTGAAATTGATCAAGATGGTCATCGGTTGTATGACGACATACACCAGGTATCCAATCAAGGTAAACTTTACGCAAAAACGATCAAACTAAAGGCTTCATATAAAGAAGTAGCCGTTAAAGTGACAACCAAAAACACCACCGAATCGTTTGTTGGCTACGTGGGTGAGGTCTATCTAGGGGCGGGGCAATCAAATATGGCGTATGCGCTTAAATACGATAATCACTTTGATGAAATCCTTGCACAAGAAAACCTACTAAAGGGGATTAAGTGTTTTAGCGTTGCCGATAGCCTTATTGAAAATGACGTGATTAAAAGACCGTTAGAGCCACTCAGTGATTTTATTAAACACGCGACATGGATTGATTCATCGAATCCATCGTTTAGTGACTATTCAGGGTTACTGATTATGCTAGGGTTACTGCACCAAAAAATAAAGGACTACCCAATCGGTTTGATTGACGTCTCAGTGCCTGGTTGTTCGATTGAAGGCTTTTTACCAATTGAAACAATCGAAAATAATCCAACCATTAAATCGTATTTAGAAGAAAACGGGTTTCTAAAATACCCTTTATCAACAATTAATGACTATACAGTAGCTTCGGGTATCTACAATGAAAAGATTGCACCAATCATTGGTTTTCCAATTGATCAGTTCTTGTGGTATCAAGGTGAGCATCACGTGGGTACTAATAGAGAGTATGATTACTATAAAGAAGCGTTAAAAAGACTAATTGAGTCCTATCGTGTGCTCTATCAACAAAAAGTACCTGTGATTCTAATCTATATCAATCAAACATATTACCCACAAGATGACAATTATTCGGTTTCAAGAATCAATTTAGCAATACAAGACAACCAAAATATAGAAGATGAGATTTATGCCATTCCAACGTATGATGTGATTCCAACCTGGAAAAACAGCCATACGAAGGGCATTGAAAATCCGATTCACCCAACCAATAAGTTCTATATCGCAAACCGAATCCATCAAGTGATTCATAAACAATCAAGTCCTGTTTTGGTGACTGAGGTAAGGGTACTAACACACGCGATTGAAATCACGTTTGATCAAAGATTAAAACAAGATAAAGGATTGGTTGAAGGTTTTACAATTGCAGGTGATGATCATATTTATCAGCCAGCAGAAGCACAACTAATTAACCAAAACACCATTATTTTATCTAGTCGGTTTGTTGATCATCCGGTTTATTTCACCTATGCATTTCAGCTTGATAATCACTCGTTTACTTTAAAGTCAACCAAAGGAATGCCTTTACCGATTCTTCATAGTGATGAAGATTTATCTAGAGGGCGTTATTATGCCTATTACGGCTATGAACATTTTAGTCATCTTGATTACTTTGAAACGGCATTTGATCCACTCTATGGTACACCTAGAATTAAACCGCTCTTATTTTTAGGTGAGCTACATCATAATCGTGACCTTAAGATCATCAAAGGAAAACACCACATTCAAATTCATTATCAAGCTAGTGCGCAAAGAGATTATAAAGAACGGTTTGGAGTCTCTCTTGACTTATCAAAGACTGGCTTTCAACTGATGTTTTCTTCTTTCAAGAAAATAGAGTTAAAATCGACATTTGAGTCAAAAGACGAAGTAGCCTTTTTAGGACTCTTATTTAAAGATGTTAGAAATCAAGTATGGCTTGTAAAACCAACAAGTCATAACAAAGTTGATAACGAAGAAGTCTATGAACTTGATTTATGTGAGATTTCTTATGCAGATTTAAATAAAGAGACAATTGAACTTAGTAAATACAATCAAATCAAACAAATGGAGTTGGTGTTTGAAGCGAGTGATAATGCAGTGATTGAACTTGTTTCAATGATTCATCATTTATAGAGATTTAAGAATTAGTTATAGTTAACATAAAACCTTAAAATGGATTTACTGTAACACATAATATTGAACTATATCATTTATTTCTAATATGTTGGACATTAGTTCAAGTAATAATAAAAAAACTCATTGAATTGAGTTTTTTTATAAATGAACGATTAATTGAATCATGAAGTTTAAAATTGGTAATTATTCACTTATTTCACCATTTTGAATATTTAATTTCCATGTATATTTATCTATAATCATTTCATATGCATACACCAATACGTCATACTTGTTTATTGCTTGTCCAATCACGAATGATTGTGATTGACGACTTGCAGAAAATAAGTGTATTTTTTTATAACCTTTCTCTTTAATATCGTTTAAGGTTTTCTTAACTTTGGTATACAAATCATCTAGTAATTCATATGAGAAAACATAATCTATACCTGAATAATTATCGTTTATATAATATTTATCAATGATACCTATTCTCGAACTGACAGAATCAATCACTATTTTATAGGATAAAGATATGATTAATGCGGCTTCTGAAGTATTTTTTGTACTAGGATATTCAACCACTAATCTTGAACACTGGTTTGATTCATACTCAATTAAATAATAATCATTGCGATTTCTGTTATATTCAATAAAACGAATTTTTTCTGTATCGCCTATTGTGTGACCATCTAAAATTGAAAAGGGAACACTAGAAAAACCAGTATAATAAATTGGTGAGTTATACCTTCTTTTTATTAAAGTGAGTTGTATTTTTTTCATTTTATTTAGGTGCTTATATGGATCACTGTGTAAATTTATGTTAGTTAATACAATTTTATTATTCTGAATTTTTTCGAATATCTTTTGTTCATCGACAGGTTTTTTATTGGAATTAATATATATAATATTTTTGTTCTTGGATGAATATCTTACAACAAATCTTGATTTATATTTGTCTACTAAATCAATAAAACTAAATATGTTTAATACTAATTCCGCAAAGATAATACATATTTTCATTATATGCCTCCTAAGAAACTCTTACTTTAAATGGTGTTGAATAGTATTGATGATTAGATTTATCAGTGACTTTTGAAATTACATAGTGAACACCTGAATATGAGGTATGTTCTGTTTTTCTCTTTCTAAGGTTTATTGGTATCTCATCTTCAACTTCAGATGATTCAAATAAGTTACCACGTAGTTGATTAGATTTTCGAGCTTCATACCCTGTATTGACAATTAACCATTCTATTTTTTTGACTTCAATGTACCCAGGAAAGCTGACTTTGAATTCAAGTTTGGTATCCTTTTCAATCACTTCAATGTCTGAATAGTCAACATATGTTTTATAATTTTTACTGAATTTTCTAGCCTTAATTCGAATATCACTGTATTCAGTCGGTCTTTCAATTATATTTTTAAATATTTGAGACTTTTGTACTGCATAATCATAGTAATATTTCTCTGTATCTAATTGCATTTGAGTGTTTATCAAATCACTTAAAGCCTTTGAATTATCTGTTTTAAGCGCTTCAAGTACTCTTGTTAGGTGATATTTAATCATTTTAATCTCATAATCATTATGCAATTCTGTTAAGTCATTGTTAGAATTTGCTGGATCATACAGTCTAATTTCACCTAGTTTTTCTATATCTGAACATACTTTATGTAATTTATCTACGATATCATCATCTTCACAAAAAGTCACATAGTCTACAATGAATAACTCTAATAAGAATGATCTGAATTCAAAATTTAATAGATGTCTTAGTATTTTTATGATTCTAATTACATCTCTATGTTCATACTCAGTAATCTTAGAAATTTGTTTATCAGGATTTGTTTTCAGTTTCTTTTTATCTTTATTACACCATAAAAAACGTCATAAGAAGATTCGTAATTTACATATTTTCCAGGAACGATGTCTATGCGATAATCCCAAGAATAATCATCTTGTTTGCCTAATATTTCTATGGCACTGTTTTTCTTATTTACTATATATGTCTTAGATAAGACTAAATAAGTATCTTCATAAATTTGCTCTAAGGTCATATTCGTTGAATCATCTAGATAACAAAGTAAGTCAATATCTGCATCATAAATGTTAGCAGTTTTTTTAGCTAACGAACCACCTCGTCTAAAATATACTGGAGCATCGAATTGACTACCTAGTAATTTTTTAATATCATCGATAATTGAAGCATTCTCTTGTCTTTGAACGCTTGTTATCTTAGCTTTTTCAAGTAATTCATTTAAGTATTTTTTCATTATCTGCACCTATTAATTATATTTATCCATATAATATTAATTATACAACATTTGATGAAATATGATTAATATATATCTATATTTTGATACAATTAACAATAAATAGGAATTTAAACGATTTTCAATTATTGAAGTTTTCATAAGAAAAGTCATATTATAAGTTGCAAAAAACTTTTATTACAAGAATTTTTATTTGTTTTTGTAGAATTGGTTTGTAGAAATTATGAAATACATTGTGATTCTAGTTTTAATAATTTGATCTGAAATTATTAAGATGTATTTGACAAAAAATACAATAAATATTAAACTAAAGATAGTTATGAAGAATAACTAGGATGGGGTAGCATGGCGTCGTCATGTCCCATCTTTAATTTATATGGGGGATATAATTTTGAGATATTTTAAATACTTAAGTAATAGTGCGTTTAAATTGCATACTGATAGTGTATTTAATGAAAAAAAGCATAGTTTTGAAATTAATCTTTCAAAATCTAGTTCAAAAGTTTATTCGGATTATCAAGAATTAATTAATTATGTTTGTCTAGCTTTTTTAAATTCAATTCTTATTAAAGAGCCTTTAAGAAATGATTCTTCAGATTTATCAAATAAGTTAAATGAGTTTCAGAAACAAAAAGGAAAGCTATCAAGCTCATCAAATGCTTTTCCAGCACTTCAACTTGTCTCAAATGTAATAGATAACAAATCATTTTATGACATAATCGTAAAATCAAAAGTACTAGATGCAGCAAACACAAATAAGCACGCTTTTAAACAAATAGACTTTAATAAGGACATCGTCCAAAAAGCCATATTAGGTTATAATAAAATGATTGAGGTTTTATCGACTGATGTTCAATCTATTATTACTCGAAAATGTATTCTACAAACTTCCGTAGTAAATAAAAACATACCAAAAGTAGAGATCAATACTTCAGTTAATCTCTTAACAGATAAGATAAATAAGAATATAGACATTGTCTCTGAACTAATTAAGCAAATAGATGAATATAATGATGTAAAAAGCATACTTAAAGTAATGAAACAAGTCAATGATTTTAGAGGCATGATTGCAAGATATCAAGAACTAACTGGCCAAAATTATAATAACAAAGGGATCACTATTTACTCCATCGATAAAACACTCAAAAGATTAAAAAGAAAGAAAGCTGAATTGAATATAATAAAATCTAATTTACATAATCAAACACTTTCAAAAAAATACAGTAAAACTAAAAAAGACAGCACAAACACAACAAATGATAAAAATAGTAGAAAAGAATATAGCCTTATTCAAACACTTAAAAAAATTATTAGAAACAAGAGAACTAAATAAAATCATTGAAAGGAATGATATTATGACAATTGGTAAAAAAGATCATACAAAATCTCCTAGTGAAACAAATGGTCCGGTTGTAAAAACAGGGCCAACAAGTGGGAAAAACAGGACAAGAAAATTAACTGGTGAATGGAGAAAAAAAAGGTCTGATTCAGGACAAAAAAGAAAATGATTAGGGTTATACTAGCAATCTTTAATAGATTGCAGTGATGCTAAGTTATTTAAAGTAACGTGTAACTTACTATAAAAATTAATCTAAAATATAATACATTCACTTAATATGTAGTCCGTAAATTATCCAAAAAGAACCCATCCTTAGACACTTTATTAGGAACTGACCCAATATAGTGGTTGGGTTGGGCTTTATAAATTTTTGATACGGACTTAGATAGAATATATGTCGCTGTCTTATCTCAAGTAAGAATGCAGCCAGCAGAATATGTTCTAGATCATCGTTTTTTTAATAAAACAGCAACGATTGTATCAAATGTAAATACACAAGCTGTTCAAAGCATAAAGTATACACCTGGCACATCAACTTCACAAATAACTGAGACCTATGGACAAACAATCAATGGTGGTTTCACAATTAAAGAGGAAGGCGCGAGTGTCTCTCTAGGATTTGCAGTATCTCAAACAAAGAGTATTACTACTGATGAAATCACGATCTCGATACGGACAGTAGATGGTTCTACTACGAGTACAAATCACTTAGAAACTAAGTTTTCGTTTCAACAGTATAAATCCAAGACGGCGACAAATAGAAGTTTGATGAGGTTCAATCAAGTACATGTCTATTATGTTGATAAGACAACTTATTCAAATGATGTTATCGCTACATTTAAAGGTAGTTTATCTGTTTCATTTTACAGGAATGGTTTTTGGAATAATCATACGATGGATGATTATACGCCATTTGAAATAAGAGGTATTAAACTTTAATGTAAAAGAATCAGAGGAATCTATCCATAGTGCCTATAGGAGTGTAAAAAAATGCTAGAA containing:
- a CDS encoding beta-galactosidase, which encodes MSQRKHLILLLMALLVLTVSACGKKEKKEEEKPYEFNLSETPVYKYQFWNQDQDSLPIGVWSDPPAANFAGIYNNPDLINEQQYAWIKESGVNVVYGLYNNIVLNKEDVMRSLDLSEQYDITYLVRDSQVTGSYDDDDIELLRNTLNLYKEHPAFGGSMVVDEPGTASFANLGNLHKNYQTIVSDRAFYINMLPNYASKNQLVNGAVGGTLNDSSITYERYMNAYIDQVKPEFYSYDFYPFVGMEYAKMRSGYFAQMAQIREITLNAGIPFWTFIQASSWAPSSLRVPNQTEIYWQVATSIAMGAKGIQYFMYYTSMEQGAESFSGGMVDQNGNKNPMYDYVKNANIHLKTIESIIMNASNEGVMVHGDSPDEIPTSVIKTTYSGLNHLSGDDMLVGLFNYKQKPAYYVVNNSLTNLSGSHTITFDQAFTINVYEGSQMRTITTNELTLTIGAGEGVLIEIVS
- a CDS encoding family 78 glycoside hydrolase catalytic domain: MFQNAKWIWHHNIIQKNDYGVFVKSFEVDRFNKAILNISGHNHIKLYINDKLISGYVTPAPSGLNPKSYLSYDVSKDLLEGNNTIKVVVLYLGGSGQNYQNGIPGFILNLEIEEEAGVRHILSDETFSSIKNHPYVTGQPFQQNRRITPVERFDSSKLDEGPIHEPVLVLEGYHNYRKQTIKEGIVHKTYEPRLLSQSNTVYVFDADRIVSGFVGLDILSQTNQVLRVRYSEDLDGDRVKHNVANEPSETYYDELILKKGMRVSHAFDFTYKAFRYVEVEGNLDELESFSLKVEVASTDLGIVGDLKSKSYPMITDLFTLFKHTQTNNTLGLLVDCPHREQAQYLGDSALQAESIVYNVLERKPLLEKVLDDFMDAQYADGTFPFVSPGSTNDEEFSLKIPEYDLYFIELLEKRYQIDLDQKILHRYYEASKKVIDHYISKIDEQGLVRKNEHWHISDWPYPSVDQEGDYLCFENMHFHKNLSSFIKLYQDRIDQDYYRKLKDKLYLRIREVFLERELFKDHEKAASYHQGIQAFALNHGFVLDSELDAVITYIKQSGFSSSIILGRDVVHALLKSGYTKEALDYMFNYEKGWGTILRHGSKTMWEGFDDIESHSHAWGMYVVRLIQTYLVGINVINPDTYIIKPIMIDEVKDIAATIVTERGLLSFSYEVKESDVIYTYDIPLGIQVSLIHNQLTFNLKSAGILKCKKESVV
- a CDS encoding DUF4838 domain-containing protein, which gives rise to MSKVKDFAKSELDRYFHLITGMNHQITLALEGSVNINPLDDYYQINVIGGVGVIKGRNERSLLLGVYRLLEGLGVFFHAPKDERITRRQLEDCDFSFESHFLVKQRIVCIEGAVSIENVQDLIDFLPKKQMNGYFIQFQKPYEFFTRWYEHKNHPWLKEEPLSEEILESFMPLMTKEIEKRGLIYHAVGHGWTTRVLGLDASGWQKADPKSLLSLDTSLIAQVNGKREFFKGIPLNTQLCYSNKKVQDLFVEVVVDYIDKHQEIDVLHLWLADDFNNFCECEACQKELPSFYYVETLNRIDEELTKRNIKTKLMFLLYYELLFPSRNVSTLSTDRFMMMFAPITRTYTSSLKDVASKYQAMPIKTKAFKRNENQFEPELLKNLVYLKAWQEAFKGSTVLFDYHLMWDGFKDLPQRGLSQVLYEDMKVLNQFGIDGFISCQLQRNFFPDGLAFHMMAKGLSNESGNMDAIEAKFYEQRYLSEAYNIKTFFTEISSVLIHQYLRKEVPKLNHDVVREIDRIISFINQMKLSGSVAFEEVTKDFIDYYLGYLKLIKEKALGSSVSQLKDGSNKLINEFIKLEADYQSSFDGFYFVHLVREFVENEW